In the Uranotaenia lowii strain MFRU-FL chromosome 1, ASM2978415v1, whole genome shotgun sequence genome, aggcatcatatcgccaccacttgcattgaaaatatgcttggttgagaaatacgcgccaaaatattctcactgatcagtatgctatgccatggttactatcttctaacgacgtcaggtcgcgacgcctcgaccttggagacgaaaaacaaaccgcccaaaggaaaaaaaatctcgaaaaaatggaagccatgactttcatttcattcaaaaaactacaaatttaataattaaagaCAATTGATGccactttgtgttgtttttattctatataaaccgattcgcatggctacagaatattctaaaaataatttcattcgaatcgtttgggtcatttcggaggagtagtactacaaacaccgttacaagagaattttatataatagattttaaaTACTACTTAAAATATAATGTTAATATCTTAAACAaactggttttttgaaggcttacaaacaaacatatctCCTGATTAAATTtgagcatttaggagcaaatgggttgtttaatgtgaaagttcaacttttttgcttgatttacgttaagtttaagtgttatttttatggtcatttgatgataatttttggatatcgaaaaaaaacggtaattttccatgaaaaagcccgtttagaaaaaatggctaaaaccctatGAAATGGTTGAGGACTTAGAGAATTGCacgaaggtaaaattttatttgtttttgaagccaaaaaaaattgagaaatgttaataatttttgcccctaaacgTATGCAGCAACGTTGTCCATCTTACGaatatattagtttttggaagaaatcgttgaaaagttcaattgagttcaaacaaaaaattactgttatcgatgttttgagcctccTGTGCATAATGGCTACAAATCAATACATTtcaagatgttgagatacgtaaaaattagactgatcaaagttaccccgaaactcgaaatctggttttgtaacaaacatttatttataaccaccaatgtcgtttgaatttgctgcaatcaatgatcatgtttaatactcctcacctcagtaagggttttaaagcttttagatattacgaaaaagcaaccccttccaaaatattcaaaaaagaatgaaaaaagtgatcaaagttcccccagtttacggtactctgcaaagtgatcctgaacaggatccaggagaaaatcgacgctacactccgacggcaacaagctggctttcgatccggacgatcatgtgtggaccacatcacaacgctacgaataatactggaacaaatcaacgaattccaggactctcttctgctggtgttcgttgatttcgaaaaagcattcgaccgactgaaccacgaaaacatctgggctgctcttagacgacgagggttcccagagaaactagtccatctcatcgaagcacagtacgaggcattttcgtgcaaggtcttgcacgaaggtgtcttgtccgaaccaatcccggtaactgctggagtgagacaaggatgtattttgtcaccgctgctttttctcatcgtaatggatgagatcttgactggatcgattgactgtagaccaaaccgaggattgccgtggaatccttcaaccatggagcaactgaacgaccttgacctggcagacgatattgttttgctcgcccaaacacaacaagacatgcagagcaaactcgacgacctcaccgaaagctccaaggcagcaggtctcaaaatcaatgtcggaaagaccaagtcgatggaaatcaatacagaaaatcgttccaatttcgtggtagctggacaacaggttgagacagtggagtgcttccagtatcttggtagccagattacgcctgatggtggtaccaagaaggacatcgaaacccggatcagaaaagcccgatttgcgtttgcgagtctccgaaacatttggcggtcacgccagatctctctacgaactaagatccgaatcttcaactcaaatgtcaaatccgtattgctgtacgggtgtgaaacttggtgcacatatgcggtgacgacgcgaaaactgcaagtttttgtgaatcgctgcctgcggaacatcatccgcgcttggtggcctggcaactggatctcaaacgttgaacttcatcgccggtgtcatcaaaaggcgctagaaatcgagattcgggaacgtaagtggagatggattgggcacacgctgcgaagagatgataacgagatttgcagagaggcgcttgactggaatccagatgggcatcaaagaagaggcaggcccaaaagctcgtggcggcgaagtctagccgctgaaatccgcacagttgacgagaacctcggctggcagcaagtgaagacgctggctccggatcgccagcagtggagatcttttatctcagccctatgcgccggtcaatcggcgctggacccttaggttagGTAGGTAATAGCTATAGTCTTTTAATCCATATTTGAGATCAAGAGTCCCACTCCGATGCTtagtttgaacttcgtgagcatcctaaaGTGGCTCCTTATATTTCTTAACCatttaagccaaaaaaaaatagaaaaaatcaacagttaatGAGTTCTCAAGTCGACAATGATGAATTTCCTAGGTGATTgtgcaaacttatttttaacatgtctttttgcatcgtaaatatctcaaatacacgttaacttaaaaatctatcaaaaataggcaagatagtccttttcataaccaacacaacgctactaaagttttgcacatccgagctctattaacgtagctatcaccgaaataaagtgcccggatactaaatgatcatagccttagtacaTGTTTCTGTAATAATGTCGTGATTTTGCAATCGATTGAGAAGAAAACTCTctctaataaattttattaacaaGCCAATCAACCtcttgatttgaatttcaagttgaagGACAAGTAAAAGTGGCGACATCAAACACCGTTGAATGTTTTCCCAATattgtaacaaaaataaaaataaaaagactgGCATAATGATTTGGTTTATGAATGAAGACTGAAGTTCCTTGAGGTGACGTATTACtttcgatttgaaaatgttgcggTTGTAAGCGTTTTGACAACTTCTGGAAGACAGGCCCAATGTAAGAAATTATGCGTTGACCAAAAGATGTTGAACAACTGCTTCGAAGCAAATGATGTGATTGACGAGTATGGCGAGAAcgagttacaaaaaaaaaacggacacaaacacatacaggatctcaatgaaacatgatgtttcctcgaagagattcctttttttttcttaactctaagcgtacatctttcgaggatatgatggctagcatcttacaaatgctaaaaccaccaacccaccgaaagtgtactatgtatgccgtgaccgggattcgatctcataccccctggcttagaagactttaaGGCTGTCCACTAGGCCACGGGCGGCGGCAGTTGCCTGAGTTAAACAACAAATTCCTTGTGTTGTCTAACGAGTTCAAATTTTCGGAGACAATAATATTTGCAGACTACACAAGCAGGTTAgaggtaaaaaattgtaaattgtaaTTGAGTAAAGTAAAAAGGTAGGGTAGAGAAATGGAAGTTTGAATATGGTGTTTCTGCAACGATTTTGTAATGTCTTTTATCGACCAAGGACAGACAGCGATGCCCTGCCATTGAGATATTTACCAAGAATCTCTAAATAGTTTCGAATGCGAAGAATTGTTGAGAAGGTTTTCGAAATAATCTATTTTGCATTTTCGTtcacaattttcagttttcttttaaaacatgtCTCAGAAGTTCTTTCAAATGAGTGTCTCCAGGGTTGTGATTAGCTCTCTTAATgttgtatttttaaataagttagAGTTATGAGGTCGAAAGACGTCCAAGAGCAATAATTACCCATAACCGTTACCTGTTTAGTTACTTTTTCAGTACATCGCAGGAGCAAAACGGACGAAATATTTACAGTATGCAAAACAAAGTTTATCCACTAAcctcaaaaatttacaattgtaatgtatgtgaacggcccctatgtttaattcgcaacctacgatctaaaCTAACCGATTATATTTGAAGTTCAGTCTCCTGATGGTTTTGCTTCGTTTCTGtcagatttcacattcagaGCAAACATTCAAGTAAGAACGTATTTTAgtggcacaaaaaaaaaaagacatacaccgtcttagccaatttaggctttacagactgaataaatgacgtggacaacttaacattaacatttaacatccagtaccgagatgggaatcgaacccatgccatcagtggacctagcgattaccgtcttaccacgctaaccactcgaccaccgagacaagttttgtcaaaattaggtaaaaactaggaaaaggctctgaaaatttatttttttacaagtcgaaataacaaaatatcacatttaaaaatgtacataaatttgaaggctctaaaAAATGGTTCagataacttaaaatttcgtGACTCACTACCCTGCTCTGTTTAAACTAAGCGAATGCACGTCAGAATTTTAAAGAAGCCTAACTTTGTTTGTTGCTGTTCAATTGAGAAGCTATGCACATAAAATTGtggataattgttttttctctAAACTTATTTGAAGCCACCGATATCCTAAACATTTCTACAGgggaacaggaaatcaaagttatATGTACTGGAtttaaaaatggtcaattttaacgtgaattcacgccacaaaagtaatcgatcacaacacaaacaacttaatttttttattgaccaaattaTGTAAAGGattatacggtcaaaatttggtcaagggaaaacgcgtgaaaATAGGTGAaatcgattatttaaaaaatctaattaaaattctttttcaagttttttttttttactcagttatgcttccgctttttcaaatccgaattgtcgggccttacgcttacccctgccatcagattttgtacagccaccttgtccaccttcttcgccgcagaaagccagtttgccgtgaactgctgctcgttcttagcagtttttttttggtcttctttaggttccgcttgccaatagcccagtatttctcaattgggcggagctctggcgtgttggaagggttcttgtccttgggaaccacctgcacgttgttggtggcgtaccactccatggccttttcaccgtaatggcaagatgccaaaacagtacggaacaaccgtgtttcttcaggaaaggcagcggacgtttattcaaacactctatcacgtaaatttcttggttgacagtctcggaagctatgaaaatgctgcttttcaagccacaggtacagatggcttgccaaaccagatatttcttcgcaaactttgacagtttcatgtgcttgaaaatatctgctacctttccccttccttttgcctataaaactcctgtcccggaagctgcttgtagtcggctttgacgtaggtttcgtcgtccattaccacgcagtcaaacttggtcagcatcgtcgtgtacagcctccgggatcgcgcatTGGCCTCGAATTTTGTAAGaatcttgtaagtcgatagtccggctcgttttttggctcgatgcacggttgtagacgatacacccagcttatttgcggcatctcggagagagaggttagggttttgcttgaaactaccggcaactctctttgtcgtctcagcggcttccggttttcgatttccccccgatccagacttcctggctgtcgacagacgttccccaaacactttaattactcttgtaacggttgatttggcagcatttagcgattttgccagctttgcgtgcgagtatctcggattttcgcgatgcgtgagcaaaattttgatacgctgctcttcttccttggacagcattttgacaactgaagagtgaattccaaaatcaaaataggagcaacattctacacacacacacacctttaaaatgaggggtgtttaggttttttaaatgcaaaattgaaagaaatacgtcaagttgatgttgaccaaattttgaccgtatcaccctttatattcattttgaaggaaattcaattttcaaccgtctgctcttattttcttcatttttaagtaaattggttgactttgAGAATAGTAACAGTTCACAAaagtacaattttaaaatcaaaaccttGACACTCTGTCTACCTGAATTAAAAACCTATCGATACCAgtttaattgttttgtttttttttttgctcgactATCATACCGACAGTTGACAGTGAAGGAATTCGAAAGCTACCGTAAGCCTAGttgcaaaatgttttttttatcgtctGTCGATCACATCGTGATTGAACTAAGCATATGAAGTTGCGTGCTCTTCGCTGGAGGTCAGACGGCGATGTTTGCGGCCAAAAACTCACGCCAAAACAGCTCTAGCAAACGTGAGCAAATAAACCAAGTTAATCGGGCATTATTGcaaatagtttgtttttttttgtcttgcaACAACGCCGTCTACTTCCGTCGTGGCTTCGActcagagagaaaaaaaaacgaaagaaaaaagctTTTCGGAAGGTGGGTGTTTGTTGTGTGTTTACCGATCCGTGGGTATGACATGCGCTAGGATTTACGATCGTGTGATTTCAGAAGCGTCATCTAGCCAACATTTCTAGCACGCCACCAAAATCGATCCATCCAAAACACTCCTATGATATGAGCTAGGTTGTAAATTGGATAGTTTGCCTTAGTTCCAGTGTGAGAAATATGAACATTTACCCAATTTCACGTGATCGGGTGATTCGAGAAGTTCCATTTTAACGCAAAACCAAAGCGGTTGCCTTTGGTTCTCATGGCTCACATTATGCTACATTGAGAAATCAGCACATGCCATTTAGGTACTATCTACTCTATCGGGTACTCCGAcgcttgattatttttattgcctATAAATTGGAAAAAGTGGGTGGACCAATTTACCTCTATCAAAGGTCGTTGCTGTTTGAAGTTTGAGAAACAAATACGATCAATACatatttattttacatttaacATTCCAACACATCAGAATTCAACATTCCAGGTGTATGTCAAAATTTCTCAGAAAACAGCATTTCATTCCAGCGATCACTTGAACTGGAAATGTCTCAATTCGTCATTTTTATGTCTTCTCCGAGGTCTTTAATTCAACCAACCTCAAGCTAAATACTACATGTACCTACGACTAAAGTGACAGATTAGCTCCTCGGGGGCTGTTCGACGGTCAACGATGCATTAACTGTCACCACCGCCAGCCGCAACAACCACCGGCAGCCAATCGGATACCCCTGCAACCAAATCACAAGTCGGTCTAATTAATTGCAATAAGAGCTGCAATAAGAACGCCTCCGCTTTGGCGCGTCTATTTTGATTTACCATGCGGCGATCATGACGGGTGTTAATTTATGTTTACTGGGTTCCGAACTGTCCTTAAAGTACAgtcctgttttttttcatttttattcaattcgtGTATTGAATAAGGCTAAAACCATTAAGGCcgattttttctgtatttttttaattttttttggtaaaacttaaaccaaaattcagctttcactccaatcatgagttctcaatatcatagcaaaattttgcatcCTCTTCTTTGAGTGCAGATAAATAATAAAGCAAAGAGATGGTGAGTGTTtttctttgataaaaattaaaagatattGATCACCATCAATCGGCCCTACCTTTGCGAGGAAAGTCAGCTTCCAGCATTCATTCAAAGGTGATATACAGTATGACCatttacttacttaatggtccCGCGTTGATTCTCCGTTGCATAGGGCCGTAGTAagagacctccactgttgaagatccggagccagcgtatTCACTTAGTTTAGTCAAGATTTTCGTCGacagtttctgggtctgcctctgtAACGTCCTTTTGGGCACGTTCGGAACAAGCCAAAATAAGAACCAAACTCAAGAACGGTTCGACCGAGATTActttatttcgaaaatttcttatACATTTTTCCTGCTGGAGACCAAggttaccgaaaaaaaattctgtgtttcgacGCAAataaattctgactttctgtgattttacccaataattctgtgacggttttctgtgatgcttttacCATTAATTTCACTCAagtaaaatgttgtaaaaaatggtgtatttaattattcaaataatttaatttttttttttttgaaaatcattaaaggaTTCCGCCAATGTAcaagcagttccccttcgaccgatctgaagaaagtcttcacatccttgacggaagtgacgatttctttccgaaagccATTGTAGTCAGGAATTGTGActgtaattggtggaacctttttatttttaagagtacctataagaagaagaaggtttattagtactcttatcagaattaaaaatgattttttcctttccaccgatgttatgaaggacatcgaatgaattggaaatttcaacttttttggtcGATGGACCTGAATTTGATTCGGCAATCCTTTTTCTTCCGACTTTCacgccggccgatgacttccccatgctgggaaaaaaaagagaaaatatgaataaaagaaaatgaaaataatttaccactgaaaagtgctgattaaATAGgtaagaaaatgaaataaataatgtaaaatatttctgcaggtacacagcaacgaaacgatgctccggcgtacgtgctgacggctcaacggtacagatggaagtgccACGGTGCGCCTCTGgaccgttattataaaaaaaaattgtccatcaAATCCAAGTACGGGGCTCGATTCCTTAGGTCACTCTGCACCTctgggtaaattttaaaaaaaatccctagcagaaaatccgagaaatcttgattttaaggtttttgttgagaaatttcaaaataattcatattcaaattattcaatatcatcaaaaaacctccaaaaacgtcaaaaaagtgGTCCAAGTCATTTCCAACCAGTATGTATTTGTTGCCgttgataaaattatgattatttacaACTGACTTAACTCTCCAAACATGGCTTAAGTGTATTATAAGTATGGTTTATTAGGGGTTTAAGTTtagtttaaattattgtttccgTGAAGTTATGGgggaaaatgaatttcaaatcagtGGTGCTTTTATTGGTTAGTAGGAAAAGGAAACAGTGAAAtagtaaaaagtaaaagtaaactaTAAAACAGCAATAcaactaaaaataatgaatggaacatattaaaaactcaaaactaaCACATATGGTTGCTGTTGTAATCAATCAAAGAGTTTAACAAACGGTCGTTATAAACCTTTGATGATTTGGGAGCTTTATATCGCTGCCAAATCACATCAAAATCAGCATGTACGGATTCGGAGGCTTGCTCATTGTGAAGCCCAAGTCCTCTTCCGGCTTCTCGACAGAAATCCGCCACATGGTACTTTGTAATGTGATATTTAGATGTGAATGGAAGATTCAGCTTCTCCCagctgctggcaaaatctgcaaTAGCCTCCTCAAACCCATGCTCGAGTTTAAAGGAAAAGCATTTTGCATACACGTTTTTGAAGTTATTCAGAACCTGAAAAtcgtaatatttattaaaaacttggtAAAGTTTATTTAGTAGAACAACCAACCGTAACGTAATCTGAAAGTTCAGGGTTGTCTGCCAAACAATTGGTAGCATCCAATAGCGCGTGGCAAGCTCTTCCGGTGAAACCGTACGTCATCTGTTGGTGTCTCACCTGTGCTTGTTCCACCCATAAGTCTACCCAATCTGGTGCTTTCTTCTCAAGTGacttaaaaattgtattaataATTCCAAGCGTTATATGTAACGGTGGAGGCGGGCAAAGGTTCACGATTTTGTCTTCATCACTACCCGAGACCAACGGGGCATTCACGCAGCTTGCGAAGTTCTTtccattcaatttcttttttcttgtgCAATTTTCGTTTATACTTCCTTTGGTTCTCGCGGTTCCGTTTGCTACACCGAGCTCGCTCTTTAAAGCCTCACAGTATGGACATGGATTCTTCGAAGAGTGGGCCATTATGccaattataatatttataatcttGAGGTCCCCAGCAACCAAGTATTCGAGCTCGTGTAATTTGAGAAGTTTCGTCCAAACGGGGGAAATATTGTCATACTTTTCAGCGAGATTTGGTGAAAGTGCAATGATGAAAAGCTTCTTCACGCCGCCATCCTTGAAGCCAGCCAGATGTTCCATTTGCGGAGAGATCACAGATAACGTTATCTTGAAGAAGCTCCTACCCCCATCAATTCCTATTTTCACCACAAAATCATCAACAGGTGGTCTTGAACGTTTGATACGGTTAATGAGTTCCGGTACATCAGTGCAATATGCAACAACATGATCTGACGAAGGTGCTACATTTCCTGTGATGCTGGACAACTGAACTACATCAAACAAGTCTTTAAGCTGCCGGttcatttcaatcaatttcaacCGCACTCCAGATTCTATATCGACTCCAGAAGCTCGAATACTTTTAATCACACCTTACCTAGATAATAGATAGATTATATAAAACAACCattgttatgaataaaatacTAATTACCCATTGTTTTCCTCATGCTTAGATTGTTTTCGCATTTGACCTTAAACAAATCATCTGCACGTAGTTTTTTGGGAGGTTCTGGACAAGTTGAAACTTTCTCGAATACAGACGGTCTTCCACGAAGATTTCGCAGAACACATTTTCCATCTTgatggataaaatatttttttttttttggattttttaaatcaggtgatcagtgatggtttgaatcatttgacttaattttgaatcatttgcttataacttcttttgaaaacatttttcccagaaatgatgttctaaactttagtagaactagatcttagctgcaacttttgtgaccaacacaaacctgtatctcttatgccttatgaatgagaaatcgaaaagtttaaatttttgagcaatgatcgtaatcacaatcatttggattagcgggttggattaaatcctacaattcataccacattgaagatacatatttatgacatacaagaaagttgtagcttagatctgtatctactaaagtttagaacatcatttcatggaaaaatgttttcaaaagaagttataaccaaatgattcaaaaataagtcaaatgattcaaaccatcactgcaggtgattattttaaaatatagttttaccTGGTGAATCTGGCTTTGAACGCATATAGTCAGCTACTGCCGCATCCGCTGAGCTTGACGAGGGCTCtccattattcaaaattaaaatgattttcaaattcgaCGCTCGGGTGGATTGAGTGCAATGGTGCCTTTT is a window encoding:
- the LOC129739000 gene encoding uncharacterized protein LOC129739000; the protein is MTYGFTGRACHALLDATNCLADNPELSDYVTVLNNFKNVYAKCFSFKLEHGFEEAIADFASSWEKLNLPFTSKYHITKYHVADFCREAGRGLGLHNEQASESVHADFDVIWQRYKAPKSSKVYNDRLLNSLIDYNSNHMC